A genomic stretch from Alloyangia pacifica includes:
- a CDS encoding mechanosensitive ion channel family protein encodes MDSINEVMNTEIYNGTSLSDVFTLDFMASVLGNVVAAIVLLLVGLFIGRWVKGRITAMSARSARLDDTLFNFLGNIARYVVLIFTILVVLNTFGVQTTSIIAALGAAGLAVGLALQGTLSNVAAGVMIIIFRPIKLGDFVSVAGVSGTVKDITLNTTELASLGNTQIIVPNSEVWGNVIENYSIYKTRRAEWTFGVGYGANLATAERVIRETIMADPRSLNDPEPFIQVNALNDSSVDFLVRVWVGSGDYFAYQADMKRKVKEALDANGVDIPFPTRTLHLSRDEDAEVAAEPRSRLA; translated from the coding sequence ATGGACAGTATCAACGAAGTCATGAACACCGAGATCTACAACGGCACGTCGCTTTCCGACGTGTTCACGCTGGACTTCATGGCCAGCGTTCTCGGCAACGTGGTGGCAGCCATCGTGCTGCTGCTGGTGGGGCTTTTCATCGGCCGCTGGGTCAAGGGCCGGATCACCGCGATGTCGGCGCGCAGCGCCCGGCTCGATGACACGCTCTTCAACTTCCTCGGGAATATCGCGCGCTACGTGGTGTTGATCTTCACCATCCTTGTTGTGCTCAACACTTTCGGCGTGCAGACCACCTCGATCATCGCCGCGCTCGGCGCTGCCGGCCTTGCCGTCGGGCTCGCGCTTCAGGGCACCCTGTCGAATGTCGCAGCGGGGGTGATGATCATCATCTTCCGCCCGATCAAGCTGGGCGATTTCGTTTCGGTGGCCGGGGTCTCGGGGACGGTCAAGGACATCACCCTCAACACCACCGAGCTTGCCAGCCTCGGCAACACGCAGATCATCGTGCCGAATTCCGAAGTCTGGGGCAACGTCATCGAGAACTATTCGATCTACAAGACTCGCCGCGCGGAATGGACCTTTGGCGTCGGCTACGGCGCAAACCTCGCCACCGCCGAGCGGGTGATCCGCGAGACCATCATGGCCGATCCGCGCTCGCTGAACGATCCCGAACCCTTCATCCAGGTCAACGCGCTGAACGACAGCTCGGTCGATTTCCTGGTGCGCGTCTGGGTCGGGAGCGGCGACTATTTCGCCTATCAGGCCGACATGAAGCGCAAGGTCAAGGAAGCGCTGGACGCCAATGGCGTCGACATCCCCTTCCCCACCCGCACGCTGCACCTCTCGCGCGACGAGGATGCCGAGGTGGCCGCGGAGCCGCGTTCGCGACTGGCCTGA
- a CDS encoding sulfite exporter TauE/SafE family protein produces MDYVTLFAVIAAAGTVAGIISGLLGVGGGIILVPAFYYVFTGLGYHPEQLMQICVATSTGTIIVTSLRSVTSHHKRGAVSLELIKGWGPFIAMGSVLGVLAATVLHSDQLLLVFGVIGVCLGLYMLLGKKTWRISETLPGRGLSALYGGIIGFFSALMGIGGGSFTVPLLTAYNVPPHRAVGTSPGFGLLISIPGFIAFLLTGWGITGKPPGTVGYVNLPAVLLIMVTSLLTVPIGVKLAHSLSPARLRLVFAITVLVLAGNMLRKALVG; encoded by the coding sequence ATGGATTACGTCACGCTATTCGCCGTCATCGCCGCCGCCGGCACGGTGGCCGGAATCATCTCGGGTCTTCTGGGCGTGGGCGGGGGGATCATCCTCGTGCCGGCCTTCTATTACGTCTTCACCGGCCTCGGTTATCACCCCGAGCAGCTGATGCAGATCTGCGTCGCCACCTCGACCGGCACGATCATCGTGACCTCGCTGCGCTCGGTCACCTCGCATCACAAGCGGGGCGCGGTGAGCCTCGAGTTGATCAAGGGGTGGGGGCCGTTCATCGCCATGGGCTCGGTGCTGGGCGTTCTGGCCGCGACCGTGCTGCACAGCGACCAGCTGCTGCTGGTCTTCGGCGTGATCGGCGTCTGCCTCGGGCTCTACATGCTGCTCGGCAAGAAGACCTGGCGGATCTCCGAGACCCTGCCGGGGCGCGGGCTGAGCGCGCTCTACGGCGGCATCATCGGCTTCTTCTCGGCGCTGATGGGCATTGGCGGAGGCAGCTTCACCGTGCCGCTGCTGACCGCCTACAACGTGCCGCCGCACCGTGCCGTTGGCACCTCGCCCGGCTTCGGGCTGCTGATCTCGATCCCCGGGTTCATCGCTTTCCTGCTGACCGGCTGGGGGATCACCGGCAAGCCGCCGGGCACCGTGGGCTACGTCAATTTGCCCGCCGTTCTGCTGATCATGGTGACCTCGCTGCTCACCGTGCCGATCGGTGTGAAGCTGGCGCACAGCCTGAGCCCGGCCCGGCTCCGGCTGGTCTTTGCGATCACCGTGCTGGTGCTGGCCGGGAACATGCTCCGCAAGGCGCTGGTGGGCTGA
- a CDS encoding NADPH-dependent FMN reductase: MPRILGLSGSLRAASYNAGLLRAAMELAPEDCPVLPGSIHEVPLFNADEEAAEGLPVAVKTLQAQLAEADGLLLVTPEYNGGIPGVFKNAIDWMSRGEGGKAFKGKPVAIIGASPGGFGTILSQTHWLPVLRALGAQPWLGAKLMVSRAGKSFDAQGTLTDSAVREQLQAYLASFAASLD; encoded by the coding sequence ATGCCCCGAATTCTCGGCCTCAGCGGCAGCCTGCGCGCCGCCTCCTACAACGCCGGCTTGCTGCGCGCCGCCATGGAGCTGGCGCCCGAAGACTGCCCGGTGCTGCCCGGCTCGATCCACGAGGTGCCGCTTTTCAACGCCGACGAAGAGGCCGCCGAGGGGCTGCCCGTGGCGGTGAAGACCTTGCAGGCGCAGTTGGCGGAGGCCGATGGGCTGCTGCTGGTCACCCCCGAGTACAACGGCGGTATTCCGGGCGTTTTCAAGAATGCCATCGACTGGATGTCACGCGGCGAGGGCGGCAAAGCGTTCAAGGGCAAGCCGGTGGCGATCATCGGCGCGTCGCCCGGCGGGTTCGGGACAATCCTGTCGCAGACGCATTGGCTGCCCGTGCTGCGCGCATTGGGGGCGCAACCTTGGCTTGGCGCAAAACTGATGGTGTCGCGCGCGGGTAAATCCTTTGATGCGCAGGGCACCCTCACCGACAGCGCCGTGCGCGAGCAGCTGCAGGCCTATCTCGCGAGCTTCGCCGCGAGTCTCGACTAA
- a CDS encoding DUF3072 domain-containing protein, whose protein sequence is MSFMTSPRPIDAAMDVPPDPRQPMTAEQEQRLRDLSERAGETFDAELTLWQAERRIAELDDLAGTTPPAS, encoded by the coding sequence ATGAGTTTCATGACCAGCCCGCGCCCGATCGACGCCGCCATGGATGTGCCGCCCGATCCGCGCCAGCCAATGACCGCTGAGCAGGAGCAGCGCCTTCGTGATCTGTCCGAACGCGCGGGCGAGACCTTTGACGCCGAGCTGACCCTCTGGCAAGCCGAGCGGCGCATCGCCGAGCTCGACGATCTTGCTGGCACCACCCCTCCGGCGTCCTGA
- a CDS encoding manganese-dependent inorganic pyrophosphatase, which translates to MTTLVFGHKSPDTDSTGSPIIWSWYLSEVKGVDAKPVLLGEPNTEAAFMLEHWGLEKPEIIADVEADAPVVIVDTNNPAELPASINSADIRAIIDHHKLVGGLETKGPIDITVRPLACTATIMIDLMGKDFVKMPEAIKGAALTCILSDTLAFRSPTTTPHDRAVAETLAADLGVEIPDFAVEMFAAKSDVSDFSDAELIRMDSKEYEVGGTKFRVSVLETTAPEIPLGRKDSLMQSFKTVAAEDGVDEVLLFVVDILKEEATLLVPNDLVKTVAEKSFGASVEGDTVVLPGIMSRKKQIIPNLKV; encoded by the coding sequence ATGACCACCCTGGTTTTTGGCCACAAGTCCCCCGACACCGACTCCACCGGCAGCCCGATCATCTGGTCGTGGTACCTCAGCGAGGTGAAGGGCGTGGACGCCAAGCCCGTGCTGCTGGGTGAGCCCAACACCGAGGCCGCCTTCATGCTCGAGCACTGGGGCCTCGAGAAGCCCGAGATCATCGCCGACGTCGAGGCCGATGCGCCCGTGGTGATCGTCGACACCAACAACCCCGCCGAGCTGCCCGCCTCGATCAACAGCGCCGACATCCGCGCCATCATCGACCACCACAAGCTGGTCGGCGGGCTGGAAACCAAAGGCCCGATCGACATCACTGTCCGCCCGCTGGCCTGCACCGCCACCATCATGATCGACCTGATGGGCAAGGACTTCGTGAAGATGCCCGAAGCGATCAAGGGCGCGGCGCTGACCTGCATCCTGTCGGACACGCTGGCCTTCCGTTCGCCGACCACCACGCCGCACGACCGCGCCGTCGCCGAAACGCTGGCGGCCGATCTCGGCGTCGAGATCCCCGACTTCGCCGTCGAGATGTTCGCCGCCAAATCGGACGTGTCGGACTTCTCGGACGCCGAACTGATCCGCATGGACAGCAAGGAGTACGAAGTCGGCGGCACCAAGTTCCGCGTCTCGGTGCTGGAGACCACCGCGCCCGAGATCCCGCTTGGCCGCAAGGACAGCCTCATGCAGAGCTTCAAGACCGTCGCCGCCGAGGATGGCGTCGACGAGGTGCTGCTCTTCGTGGTGGACATCCTCAAGGAAGAAGCAACGCTGCTGGTGCCGAACGATCTGGTGAAGACGGTGGCCGAAAAGAGCTTCGGCGCGAGTGTCGAGGGCGACACCGTGGTGCTGCCGGGCATCATGTCGCGCAAGAAGCAGATCATCCCGAACCTGAAGGTCTGA
- a CDS encoding aldose 1-epimerase family protein has translation MTDLVTLSDADLTLTVAPLGAELQSFAKSGKELLWQGDPTWWSGRAPILFPIVGPAPGGRLRIDAFESEMAQHGFARQSQFMLEESSATSCRHVLIDSEATRAQYPFSFRLAVTHALEGGTLKVSADVTNTGDAPLPFCLGFHPAFAWPLPGAEGRPHEVTLADKAEPALARIDAGRLGDARLPSPFSNGKLTLAHEQFEADAMIFPEGAGTALSYGAEHGPRLDFTFENLPFLALWQKPGAPYLCVEPWHGMHALQGASSQLSERPGALSLAPGEGASFGYTVTPHL, from the coding sequence ATGACCGACCTCGTCACCCTCTCCGACGCCGATCTCACCCTCACCGTCGCGCCACTCGGCGCCGAGCTGCAGAGCTTTGCAAAGAGCGGCAAGGAGCTCCTCTGGCAGGGCGATCCTACGTGGTGGTCCGGCCGTGCGCCGATCCTGTTTCCGATCGTCGGCCCCGCGCCTGGCGGGCGCCTTCGTATCGACGCGTTCGAGTCGGAGATGGCCCAGCACGGCTTTGCCCGCCAGAGCCAATTCATGCTCGAAGAAAGCTCCGCAACCTCCTGCCGCCATGTGCTGATCGACAGCGAAGCGACCCGCGCGCAATACCCATTTTCCTTCCGGCTGGCGGTGACTCACGCGCTCGAAGGTGGCACGCTGAAGGTCTCCGCCGATGTCACCAACACCGGCGATGCGCCGCTGCCCTTCTGCCTTGGCTTTCACCCCGCCTTTGCCTGGCCGCTGCCGGGCGCCGAGGGCCGGCCGCATGAGGTAACGCTCGCCGACAAGGCCGAGCCAGCGCTGGCCCGGATCGACGCTGGACGTCTCGGCGACGCCCGCCTGCCCTCGCCCTTCAGCAACGGCAAGCTCACTCTCGCCCACGAGCAGTTCGAGGCGGACGCGATGATCTTCCCAGAGGGCGCGGGGACGGCGCTCTCCTATGGCGCGGAGCACGGCCCGAGGCTCGATTTCACCTTCGAAAACCTGCCCTTTCTCGCGCTTTGGCAAAAGCCCGGCGCGCCCTACCTCTGTGTCGAGCCCTGGCATGGGATGCATGCGCTCCAAGGCGCCTCGTCCCAGCTCTCGGAACGTCCCGGCGCGCTAAGCCTCGCTCCCGGCGAAGGCGCGAGCTTCGGCTACACCGTCACCCCGCATCTCTGA
- a CDS encoding zinc-binding dehydrogenase, which yields MRAAYHDVFGDPAEVMLFGEMETPKPGPGEVLIKTILSPIHNHDLWTIRGQYGYVPELPGEIGGSEAVGMVAALGEGVDKALLGQRVSVGGVHGSWAEFFVAKAATLVQLPQSIQDEDAAQLIAMPFSAIALLDSLKAGEGDWLVQTAANGAVGKIMVSLAKARGINLLNLVRRADAVEEMKALGAEHVLSTADEGWLDTAKALIGPAGAVSAIDSVGAELGMALAALLGKDGEYVVFGTATGAPLQLPSGEMITKHLAVRGFWASRVFGEMNSETQVRLLTELVTLAAQGKLALDVGSVFDLEQVTEAMHAAQTPARSGKILLRA from the coding sequence ATGCGTGCTGCATATCACGACGTTTTTGGCGACCCCGCCGAAGTGATGCTCTTTGGCGAGATGGAGACGCCCAAGCCCGGTCCGGGCGAGGTGCTGATCAAGACCATCCTGTCGCCGATCCACAATCACGACCTGTGGACGATCCGCGGCCAATACGGCTACGTCCCCGAGTTGCCCGGCGAGATCGGCGGCTCCGAGGCGGTCGGCATGGTCGCCGCCCTTGGCGAGGGCGTCGACAAGGCGTTGCTCGGCCAGCGCGTTTCGGTCGGCGGCGTGCACGGCAGCTGGGCCGAGTTCTTCGTCGCCAAGGCGGCGACGCTCGTGCAACTGCCCCAGAGCATCCAGGACGAGGACGCGGCGCAGCTCATCGCCATGCCGTTCAGCGCCATCGCCCTGCTCGACTCGCTCAAGGCCGGCGAAGGCGACTGGCTTGTGCAGACCGCGGCCAATGGCGCTGTCGGCAAGATCATGGTGAGCCTTGCGAAGGCGCGCGGCATCAACCTGTTGAACCTCGTGCGCCGCGCCGATGCGGTCGAGGAAATGAAGGCGCTCGGCGCCGAACACGTCCTCTCCACCGCCGACGAAGGTTGGCTCGACACCGCCAAGGCGCTGATCGGTCCCGCGGGCGCGGTCTCGGCCATTGACTCCGTCGGCGCCGAGCTGGGCATGGCGCTGGCCGCGCTGCTGGGCAAGGACGGGGAATACGTGGTCTTCGGCACGGCGACCGGCGCACCGCTTCAGCTGCCGAGCGGTGAAATGATCACCAAGCACTTGGCCGTTCGCGGCTTCTGGGCCTCGCGCGTGTTCGGCGAGATGAACAGCGAGACGCAGGTGCGCCTGCTGACCGAATTGGTGACCCTGGCGGCGCAAGGCAAGCTGGCGCTCGACGTGGGCAGCGTTTTCGACCTGGAGCAGGTCACCGAGGCGATGCACGCAGCCCAGACGCCCGCCCGCAGCGGCAAGATCCTGCTGCGGGCCTGA
- a CDS encoding TIGR01459 family HAD-type hydrolase, with protein sequence MTRIIQSLSEISQNYEAAFVDLWGCVHDGVKAFPAAIEALRGFRARGGTVVLLTNAPRSRHEVVKQLEGFGVPEDAWDNIATSGDSARVAMFRGEVGQKVYFMGTPFDEPFFEPIKLLENPLPIERVALEEAEGIVCCGPFDPHADPSELRPQLLYAKQKGMKLLCANPDIVVDRGETREWCAGAVAQLYTEMGGESLYFGKPHPPVYDLARRRLAEIDRSVPDSTILCIGDGIRTDILGAVGEDIDSLFITGGLAAKETKTDEQPEAEALERYLADQQMEPTYSIGFLR encoded by the coding sequence ATGACCCGCATCATCCAGTCGCTTTCCGAGATCTCGCAGAATTACGAGGCGGCCTTCGTCGACCTCTGGGGCTGCGTGCATGACGGCGTGAAGGCCTTTCCCGCCGCCATCGAGGCGCTGCGCGGTTTCCGCGCCCGGGGCGGCACCGTGGTGCTGCTGACCAACGCCCCGCGCTCGCGCCACGAGGTGGTCAAGCAACTCGAGGGTTTCGGCGTGCCCGAGGACGCCTGGGACAATATCGCCACCTCCGGCGACAGCGCCCGCGTCGCCATGTTCCGCGGTGAGGTCGGCCAGAAAGTCTACTTCATGGGCACGCCCTTCGATGAGCCCTTCTTCGAGCCGATCAAGTTGCTCGAGAACCCGCTGCCGATCGAGCGCGTCGCGCTGGAAGAGGCCGAAGGCATCGTCTGTTGCGGTCCGTTCGATCCGCATGCGGATCCCTCGGAGCTGCGCCCGCAGCTGCTCTACGCCAAGCAAAAGGGCATGAAACTGCTCTGCGCGAACCCCGACATCGTCGTCGACCGCGGCGAGACCCGCGAATGGTGCGCCGGCGCGGTGGCGCAGCTCTACACCGAGATGGGCGGCGAGAGCCTCTATTTCGGCAAACCGCATCCGCCGGTCTATGACCTCGCGCGCCGCCGGCTCGCCGAGATCGACCGCAGCGTGCCCGACAGCACGATCCTGTGCATCGGCGACGGCATTCGCACCGACATCCTCGGTGCGGTGGGCGAGGACATCGACTCGCTGTTCATCACGGGCGGGCTCGCGGCCAAGGAAACGAAGACCGACGAACAGCCCGAGGCCGAGGCGCTCGAACGCTACCTCGCCGACCAGCAAATGGAACCGACCTATTCGATTGGCTTCCTACGCTGA
- the map gene encoding type I methionyl aminopeptidase, with protein MERPVLRNDTSGRLTRDGIRIHETADFAGMQKAGALAAKILDDLAPLVEPGRTTAEIDDFIRGAVEEAGAVSATIGYKGYQHASCISINHVVCHGIPGDKKLKDGDILNVDVTVIVDGWYGDTSRMYVAGKLSRKAERLIQVTHDSLMMGIEAVKPGNTFGDIGHAIQSYVESQRMSVVRDFCGHGLGRVFHAAPNVLHYGRAGTGPMLEEGMFFTIEPMVNLGRPETKVLADDWTAVTRDKSLSAQFEHSVGVTVDGAEIFTLSPGGKFHPTWG; from the coding sequence ATGGAGCGCCCCGTCTTGCGAAATGACACGAGCGGCCGTCTCACCCGCGACGGCATCCGCATTCACGAAACCGCCGATTTTGCCGGCATGCAGAAGGCCGGCGCGCTGGCCGCGAAGATCCTCGACGATCTCGCGCCGCTGGTCGAGCCCGGTCGCACCACGGCCGAGATCGACGACTTCATCCGCGGTGCGGTCGAAGAGGCGGGCGCGGTTTCGGCCACGATCGGCTACAAGGGCTATCAGCACGCCAGCTGCATTTCGATCAACCACGTGGTCTGCCACGGCATCCCCGGCGACAAGAAGCTGAAGGATGGCGACATCCTCAACGTCGATGTCACGGTGATCGTCGACGGCTGGTACGGCGACACCAGCCGCATGTACGTGGCCGGCAAGCTCTCGCGCAAGGCCGAGCGGCTGATCCAGGTGACCCATGACTCGCTCATGATGGGCATCGAGGCGGTGAAGCCGGGCAACACCTTCGGCGACATCGGCCATGCCATCCAGAGCTATGTCGAATCGCAGCGCATGTCGGTGGTGCGCGATTTCTGCGGTCACGGTCTCGGCCGGGTGTTCCACGCCGCGCCCAACGTGCTGCACTATGGCCGAGCCGGCACCGGGCCGATGCTCGAGGAAGGCATGTTCTTCACCATCGAGCCGATGGTGAACCTCGGCCGTCCCGAGACAAAGGTGCTCGCCGACGACTGGACCGCCGTGACCCGCGACAAGTCGCTCTCGGCGCAGTTCGAGCATTCGGTTGGCGTGACCGTCGACGGGGCCGAGATCTTCACCCTCTCTCCGGGCGGTAAGTTCCACCCGACCTGGGGCTGA
- a CDS encoding TetR/AcrR family transcriptional regulator: MTESSKSEATRKKILASGRELVLRGGFTGVGLSQILKESGVPKGSFYYYFASKEAFGCALLEDYVSEYLERFDALAETPGSAGDRLAAYWDSWLGEDASAGLASRCLVVKLAAEIADLSDDMRRVLDDGVSDLVARLAALLIEGAEDGSLRPLPDPEGAAGGAYAQWLGAAILAKLSQSDAPLRQARADTVRRLFPDTP; encoded by the coding sequence ATGACCGAGTCGAGCAAATCCGAAGCAACACGCAAGAAGATCCTGGCCAGCGGCCGCGAGCTTGTCCTGAGGGGCGGCTTCACCGGCGTGGGCCTGTCGCAAATCCTCAAGGAAAGCGGCGTGCCCAAGGGGTCGTTCTACTATTATTTCGCTTCCAAGGAGGCCTTCGGCTGCGCCCTGCTCGAGGACTACGTCTCCGAATATCTCGAGAGATTTGATGCCCTCGCGGAGACCCCGGGCAGCGCTGGCGACCGGCTCGCAGCCTATTGGGACTCCTGGCTCGGCGAGGACGCCTCGGCGGGACTGGCGTCACGCTGCCTTGTGGTCAAGCTCGCCGCCGAGATCGCCGACCTCTCGGACGACATGCGCCGGGTGCTCGACGACGGGGTCTCTGACCTTGTTGCGCGCCTCGCCGCGCTGCTGATTGAAGGCGCCGAGGATGGCTCGCTGCGGCCGCTGCCCGACCCCGAGGGCGCGGCGGGCGGAGCCTACGCGCAATGGCTTGGCGCGGCGATCCTTGCCAAGCTCTCGCAGAGCGACGCGCCCTTGCGGCAGGCTCGCGCCGACACCGTGCGCCGCCTCTTCCCCGACACTCCCTGA
- a CDS encoding NADP-dependent malic enzyme, whose protein sequence is MTDTAQESLRQAALFYHENPKPGKLEIRATKPLANGRDLSRAYSPGVAEACLEIKADPANAARYTSRGNLVAVVSNGTAVLGLGNIGPLASKPVMEGKAVLFKKFANIDCFDLELNEPDPEKLAEIVCALEPTFGAINLEDIKAPDCFIVEKICRERMNIPVFHDDQHGTAIVVGAAATNALHVAGKSFEDIKIVSTGGGAAGIACLNMLVKLGVKRENIWLCDIHGLVHEGREEDMNPQKAAFAQATDKRTLDEVIEGADLFLGLSGPGVLKPEQVANMAARPIIFALANPTPEIMPDLARSVAPDAIIATGRSDFPNQVNNVLCFPFIFRGALDVGATEINDAMQVACVEGIAALARATTSAEAAAAYHGEQLTFGADYLIPKPFDPRLSAVVSSAVAKAAMETGVAQRPLADLKAYKDKLNASVFKSALLMRPVFEAAATASRKIVFAEGEDERVLRAAQAILEETTETPILIGRPEVLEMRCERLGLTVRPGRDFHVVNPENDPRYRDYWETYHGIMARRGVTPDLARAVMRTNTTAIGAVMVHRGEADALICGTFGEYRWHLNYVTQVLGSERAQPHGALSMMILEDGPLFISDTQIWIEPTPEQIALTAIGAARHVRRFGLEPKVALCSRSQFGNQADGSGPRIRKALEILDSAPRDFVYEGEMHVDSALDPELRARLLPNGRMQGAANVLVFAEADAASGVRNILKVKAGGLEVGPILMGMGNRAHIVTPSITARGLLNMAAVAGTPVAHYG, encoded by the coding sequence ATGACCGATACCGCTCAGGAAAGCCTGCGTCAGGCGGCGCTTTTCTACCACGAGAACCCCAAGCCCGGTAAGCTCGAGATCCGCGCGACCAAGCCCTTGGCAAACGGACGGGATCTGAGCCGCGCCTATTCCCCCGGCGTTGCCGAGGCCTGCCTCGAGATCAAGGCGGACCCCGCCAACGCCGCGCGCTACACCTCGCGCGGCAACCTCGTCGCGGTGGTCTCGAACGGCACTGCGGTGCTCGGGCTCGGAAATATCGGCCCGCTGGCGTCGAAGCCGGTGATGGAAGGCAAGGCGGTCCTCTTCAAGAAATTCGCCAATATCGACTGCTTCGATCTCGAGCTCAACGAGCCCGACCCCGAGAAGCTGGCCGAGATCGTCTGTGCGCTCGAGCCGACCTTCGGGGCGATCAACCTTGAGGACATCAAGGCGCCCGATTGCTTCATCGTCGAGAAGATCTGCCGCGAGCGGATGAACATCCCGGTCTTCCACGACGACCAGCACGGCACAGCCATCGTGGTGGGCGCCGCGGCGACCAATGCGCTGCACGTGGCCGGCAAGTCCTTCGAGGACATCAAGATCGTCTCGACGGGCGGCGGCGCGGCGGGCATCGCCTGCCTCAACATGCTGGTCAAGCTCGGCGTCAAGCGCGAGAACATCTGGCTCTGCGACATCCACGGCCTGGTCCATGAGGGCCGTGAGGAAGACATGAACCCGCAGAAGGCCGCTTTTGCTCAGGCCACCGACAAGCGCACGCTGGACGAGGTGATCGAGGGCGCGGACCTCTTCCTCGGGCTTTCCGGCCCCGGCGTTCTGAAACCCGAGCAGGTGGCCAATATGGCCGCGCGCCCGATCATCTTCGCGCTGGCCAACCCGACGCCCGAGATCATGCCCGACCTCGCGCGCAGCGTCGCGCCGGATGCGATCATCGCCACTGGCCGCAGCGATTTTCCGAACCAGGTCAACAACGTCCTGTGCTTCCCCTTCATCTTCCGCGGCGCGCTCGACGTCGGCGCGACCGAGATCAACGACGCCATGCAGGTCGCCTGCGTCGAGGGGATCGCGGCGCTGGCCCGCGCCACCACCTCGGCCGAGGCCGCCGCTGCCTACCATGGCGAGCAGTTGACCTTCGGCGCCGACTACCTGATCCCCAAGCCCTTCGATCCGCGGCTTTCCGCCGTGGTTTCCTCGGCCGTGGCCAAGGCGGCGATGGAGACCGGCGTGGCGCAGCGGCCGCTCGCCGATCTGAAGGCCTACAAGGACAAGCTGAACGCCAGCGTCTTCAAGTCGGCCCTGCTGATGCGTCCGGTGTTCGAGGCCGCCGCCACCGCTTCGCGCAAGATCGTCTTCGCCGAGGGCGAGGACGAGCGTGTGCTGCGCGCCGCGCAGGCCATCCTTGAAGAGACCACCGAAACGCCGATCCTCATCGGTCGCCCCGAGGTGCTGGAAATGCGCTGCGAGCGTCTTGGTTTGACCGTGCGCCCGGGCCGCGACTTCCACGTGGTGAACCCCGAGAACGACCCGCGCTACCGCGACTACTGGGAAACCTACCACGGGATCATGGCGCGGCGGGGCGTGACGCCGGATCTCGCCCGTGCGGTGATGCGCACCAACACCACCGCCATCGGCGCGGTCATGGTGCATCGTGGCGAGGCCGACGCGCTGATCTGCGGCACTTTCGGCGAGTACCGTTGGCACCTCAACTATGTGACGCAAGTGCTTGGCAGCGAACGGGCGCAGCCGCATGGCGCGCTGTCGATGATGATCCTCGAAGACGGTCCGCTGTTCATCTCGGACACGCAGATCTGGATCGAGCCGACACCCGAGCAGATCGCCTTGACCGCCATCGGCGCAGCGCGTCACGTTCGGCGCTTCGGCCTCGAGCCCAAGGTCGCGCTCTGCTCGCGCTCGCAGTTCGGCAATCAGGCCGACGGCTCTGGCCCGCGTATCCGCAAGGCGCTCGAAATCCTCGACAGCGCACCGCGTGACTTCGTCTACGAGGGCGAGATGCATGTCGACAGCGCGCTTGACCCCGAGCTGCGCGCGCGCCTGCTGCCCAACGGCCGGATGCAGGGCGCGGCCAACGTGCTGGTCTTCGCCGAGGCCGACGCCGCTTCGGGCGTGCGCAACATCCTCAAGGTGAAGGCGGGCGGTCTGGAAGTCGGGCCGATCCTCATGGGCATGGGCAACCGCGCACATATCGTCACCCCCTCGATCACCGCGCGCGGGCTGCTCAACATGGCCGCCGTCGCCGGAACCCCGGTGGCGCACTACGGCTGA
- a CDS encoding MaoC family dehydratase, with the protein MLDNLPRGTICIEDIEMGMSRHLRKEVTDRDIALFAEISTDHNPVHLDDAYAQDTIFEGRIAHGMLTAGLISAVIGEQLPGHGTVYLGQTLKFIAPVRPGDTVLAEVTVREIDFSKRRVMLDCKCSVDGKPVLVGEAKVLAPSRKFD; encoded by the coding sequence ATGCTCGACAACCTGCCCCGCGGGACGATCTGCATCGAGGACATCGAGATGGGTATGTCCCGGCACCTGCGCAAAGAGGTGACCGACCGCGACATCGCGCTTTTTGCCGAGATCTCAACCGACCACAACCCGGTCCACCTCGATGACGCCTACGCGCAGGATACGATCTTCGAGGGGCGCATCGCCCATGGCATGCTCACCGCAGGGCTGATCTCGGCGGTGATCGGCGAGCAGCTTCCCGGCCACGGAACGGTCTATCTTGGCCAGACTCTGAAGTTCATCGCCCCCGTCCGCCCCGGCGACACGGTGCTCGCCGAGGTCACGGTCCGCGAGATCGATTTTTCAAAACGCAGGGTCATGTTGGACTGCAAATGCTCGGTCGACGGAAAACCGGTGCTGGTTGGCGAGGCCAAGGTGCTCGCGCCCTCGCGGAAGTTCGACTGA